One part of the Anaerofustis stercorihominis DSM 17244 genome encodes these proteins:
- a CDS encoding InlB B-repeat-containing protein, with protein MTVTKDLPEIKLSDNDTKGVISWDEGQTIKEGLNEYNWTFIPENNVHGISDYKTVTGSAKIEGVDKKDFIINISSGEHGKVSHMGNTIVTHGDDFTLTFTPDKGYKLGSLKLDDKDVTSEVKDDKYTLRNVQKDYDIKVSFVKLCCNDVEDMIDNLPDVHNNNELTESEVDDVLDTKLNYETLDDNSKGSLTYEKKQELCEALLKVPQIYLEVKNINKEININDSSLLLDNLTSDDIKILKDDPDTKISMSLDIKKVNSNNSYQNIINKSVKDIDISNYYDISIKKDVISAGGNNKSLIISNLSYPIKLSFDIPKELLSSKNTLREFFIIRLHEENGIQSVDMLKDEDDIEGTVTVSSDKFSVYALSYKDNETVSKFTVKASASKHGSISPKGNVEVKKGESKTFYINPDIGYKVDYILVDGEKCKAEEKYTFKNIDKDHSIKAVFKSIGSEMVSVSDNSKNTNNNKLNTNGIYTDKINTVDTSDSSNIFLYAGICIASLIAILAIIIYKKKHI; from the coding sequence ATGACGGTCACAAAGGATTTACCGGAAATAAAACTTAGCGATAATGACACCAAAGGTGTTATAAGTTGGGATGAAGGACAGACTATAAAAGAAGGATTAAATGAATATAATTGGACATTTATTCCTGAAAACAATGTTCACGGGATATCCGATTACAAAACCGTTACGGGAAGTGCCAAGATAGAAGGTGTCGATAAAAAAGATTTTATAATAAATATTTCTTCGGGTGAACATGGTAAAGTTTCTCATATGGGAAATACAATCGTTACTCATGGGGATGATTTTACTTTGACTTTTACTCCGGATAAAGGGTATAAATTGGGAAGTTTAAAATTAGATGATAAAGATGTTACCTCTGAAGTTAAAGATGATAAATATACATTAAGGAATGTTCAAAAAGATTATGATATAAAAGTAAGTTTTGTAAAGTTATGCTGTAATGATGTTGAAGACATGATAGACAATCTTCCTGATGTTCATAATAATAATGAGCTGACTGAAAGTGAAGTTGATGATGTTTTGGATACAAAACTGAACTATGAAACATTAGATGATAATTCAAAGGGAAGTTTAACATATGAGAAGAAACAGGAATTATGTGAAGCGTTATTGAAAGTTCCTCAAATATATTTGGAAGTTAAAAATATAAATAAGGAAATAAATATTAATGATAGTTCTCTTCTATTAGATAATTTAACTTCTGATGATATTAAGATATTAAAAGACGACCCCGATACAAAAATAAGCATGAGTTTGGATATTAAAAAGGTAAACTCAAATAATAGCTATCAAAACATAATCAATAAATCTGTAAAAGATATAGATATTTCAAATTACTATGATATAAGTATCAAGAAAGATGTTATATCCGCAGGGGGCAATAATAAATCTTTAATTATATCTAACTTAAGTTATCCTATCAAACTAAGTTTTGATATACCTAAGGAATTATTATCAAGTAAAAATACACTTAGGGAATTCTTTATTATAAGACTTCATGAAGAAAACGGTATTCAGAGTGTAGATATGCTAAAAGATGAAGATGATATAGAAGGTACCGTAACAGTAAGCAGCGATAAATTCTCGGTATATGCCTTATCTTATAAGGATAACGAAACAGTATCGAAATTTACTGTCAAAGCTTCTGCATCAAAACATGGATCCATTTCACCGAAGGGGAATGTAGAAGTCAAAAAAGGTGAGAGCAAGACATTTTATATAAATCCCGATATAGGTTATAAAGTCGATTATATTCTTGTAGACGGTGAAAAATGTAAGGCAGAAGAAAAATATACATTTAAAAATATAGATAAAGATCATAGTATAAAAGCCGTGTTTAAATCTATCGGCAGTGAAATGGTGTCAGTTTCCGATAACAGTAAAAATACTAATAATAACAAATTAAATACAAATGGCATTTACACAGATAAAATCAATACAGTAGATACAAGCGACAGCAGTAATATTTTTTTATACGCAGGTATTTGTATTGCATCACTTATTGCAATTTTAGCAATAATAATATATAAGAAAAAGCATATTTAA